One stretch of Brettanomyces nanus chromosome 4, complete sequence DNA includes these proteins:
- a CDS encoding uncharacterized protein (EggNog:ENOG41), with protein sequence MNCEFADPEHLVVMITGGSKGLGLELVSQWMKRDNCKHIVVLDVFKSKDLEQLESENGTKLHFYCCDMADSQSVDKTYDEIFAKYKRIDVLICNSGVRQRERFLNTKEGEMRSIFEINYFSHVKLVRKAIHTSCEAAYRLHIVVVASVLGFIAPKTLCYYSGTKSCLIDLIDSIRHELRRSIALSVVAPGQLSTSMFQDVKIDNPFLAPLVNHKKLAMRIMSIIDEGYNGLFMYPFYCRLVPALRCMPFGIYEALRKYSKMDDII encoded by the exons ATGAA cTGCGAATTTGCCGATCCCGAACATCTAGTGGTGATGATAACGGGCGGATCGAAAGGATTGGGGCTTGAGCTAGTATCACAATGGATGAAAAGAGACAACTGCAAACATATAGTTGTATTAGATGTCTTTAAGTCGAAGGATCTTGAGCAATTAGAGTCGGAAAATGGCACAAAGTTGCACTTTTATTGCTGTGATATGGCTGATAGTCAAAGCGTAGACAAGACCTACGACGAAATATTTGCCAAATACAAGCGGATAGACGTATTAATCTGCAATTCTGGAGTTAGACAACGAGAGAGGTTTCTGAATACCAAAGAGGGAGAAATGAGAAGTATATTTGAAATTAACTACTTTTCTCACGTGAAACTAGTCAGAAAAGCCATCCATACATCATGTGAAGCGGCCTATCGACTACATATTGTTGTAGTTGCCTCAGTTCTTGGCTTCATAGCGCCAAAGACACTTTGCTACTACTCCGGCACAAAATCATGCCTAATTGATTTGATAGATTCTATAAGGCATGAGCTTCGCAGGTCCATCGCATTGAGTGTAGTGGCTCCCGGACAGTTATCCACGTCTATGTTTCAAGATGTTAAGATAGACAATCCGTTTCTTGCTCCTCTGGTCAACCACAAGAAACTTGCCATGAGAATTATGTCCATTATAGATGAAGGGTATAACGGATTATTTATGTATCCGTTCTACTGTCGCCTAGTACCCGCACTTAGGTGTATGCCGTTTGGGATCTATGAAGCACTAAGAAAGTATAGTAAGATGGACGATATTATATAA